In Streptomyces paludis, the genomic stretch AGGTCAAGATCGTCAAGCAGGCGGACAACCCGGGCACGGCGGCCAATCTGCGCAATGTCGTGGCCTCGGGCAAGGGGGTGCCGTGTCTGGTGAAGAACTTCGGCCAGGTCCCCGGACTGGTCGGTGAGGGGCTGCTCTCCGATGTCACCGACGGGGTCGAGCCGTATGTGAAGAAGGGCGTCTTCAACGACGCCTCCCTGCTGGGCGCGCAGGCCGGCGGCCGCTACTACGGCGTGCCGATCGGCTACCAGCCGAGCTTCCTGGTGATCAACCGCAAGGTCTACGACCAGTACGGCGTCGCCGTCCCCAAGACCTGGGACGAACTGATCGAGGCCGGCAAGAAGCTCAAGAAGCACGGCGTGTACGTGATGAACCTGGCGGGCGAGGACCCCTCGACGCTGGAGAACCTCGTCCAGCAGGCCGGCGGCAGCTGGTTCGCGACCGAGGGCGACACCTGGAAGGTCGACTTCCTCTCCCCGGAGTCGCTGAAGGCCGCCGATGTCATCCAGCGGCTCGTGGACAACGGACTGGTCGCGAACCAGACCTATATGGACCGCCCCGCGCTGATCAACTACTTCGACTCCGGCAAGATGGTCTCGCTCCCCACCCAGGTCTGGCAGCTCGGCAACTACGAGCTGAACTACAAGAAGTCCCTGGGCGACTGGGAGCCCGTCGACCTCCCGCAGTTCGCGGACGCCCCCTCGTTCACCGCCCCGGCCCACGGCACCGCGCTGCTCGTGCCGAAGGGCTGCGCCCACCCGAAGGAGGCCGTCGAGGCCGCGGTGTGGATGAACACGACCAAGGAGGGCATCGACGCCAGCTACCAGGAGGACATCAAGCAGTACAACTGGCCGGGCGCGATCCCGGACCCGAGCCCCTGGGTCGACTCGGCGGTCCCCGACAAGCTCTTCGGCGCGCGCAAGGGAGAGGCCAGGGACGTCATCCTCAAGGCGGTCAAGGGCGCCAAGGACACCTGGATCGTCGGCCCCAACTACACCGGTGTCTTCGCCGAACTCCAGGACCAGTGGGCCAAGGTGGTCACCAAGAAGATAACGCTGCGTCAGGCACTGGAGCACATGCAGAAGTTCACCGTCGACGACCTCAAGTCGAAGAACATCAACGTCGAGGGCTGATCGATGGCCGTGGAAACACCAGCTCCACCACGCGTGGTCCACCTCAAGTGGCGGCGTGTGATGGCCTTCAAAGGTGCCTCGTTCACCTTCCCGTTCTTCCTCGGGTTCGTCGTCTTCACCGTGGTGCCGGTGGCGATCGCGCTCAAGGAGAGCCTCTACACCGAACAGGGATCGGGGCTCGGCTTCGGGCCGAAGACCGTGGAGTTCTCCGGTGTGGACAACTTCGTCCGCGGCTTCGAGGACGCCAAGTTCTGGTCGGCGATGGGGCGGGTCGCCCTGTTCGCCGCCATCAGCATCCCGCTGATCCAGCTCGCGAGCCTCGGGCTGGCGCTGCTGATGGACATGGTCAAGCAGCGCCTCGCCAACCGCTTCCGGATCGCGCTGCTCGTGCCGTACATGATCCCCGGGATCGTCGCCACCCTGATCTGGATCTATCTCTACAGCCCGGTCGTCGGGCCGATCACCCCCTTTCTGGCCTTCTTCGGAATCGACGCGAACTTCTACAGCGGCGACATGATCTGGGTCTCGATCGGCATCCTCATCGCCTGGAGCTCCATCGGATTCAACATGCTGATCCTCTACGCGGCCCTCCAGTCGGTGCCCCGTGAACTGTTCGACAGCGCCCGGGTGGACGGCGCCTCCGAGTGGCGGATGGCCTGGTCGATCAAGGTCCCGCTGGTCCGGCGGTCCCTGGTGCTCACCACGGTGCTCAGCATCATCGGATCGCTCCAGATCTTCAGCGATCCGCTGCTCTTCCGGTCGATGACACCGGAGACCGTCACCAGGGACTTCACCCCGATCATGGCCATCTACGACTGGGCCTTCGCGCAGGGCGACTTCAACTACGCCGCCGCGCTGTCGATCATTCTCGCGGTGGTCGTCGGCATCGCCTCGGCCATCTTCTACCGGCTCACGAACAAGGCGCCCACCTCATGACCACGACGATGGACCGGCCCCCGGCGAAGGCGTCGGGCGGGCCCCCGGCGGCCCGCCGGCGCACCACGGGCGGCACGGTGCGGCACACCAGAAGGACCAGGGTGCTGGTGCTGGTGGGACTCGCACTGTTCACCCTCTACTCACTGGCCCCGGTGTGGTGGCTGCTGGTCGCCGCGACCAAGAGCCAGCGCGACCTCTACACCACCAACGGGCTGTGGTTCTCGGAGTTTCACTTCTGGGACAACCTCAAGGACCTGTTCACCTACCAGGACGGCATCTTCCTGCGCTGGATGTGGAACACACTGTTCTACGGCTTCGCGGGCACCATCGGAATGACCCTGGTCTGTGTCGCCTGCGGCTACGGACTGGCCATGTACGAGTTCCGGGGCCGCGGTGTGCTGATGGCCTGCATCATCGGGTCCTTCCTGGTCCCCGGAGCGCTGCTGACCATCCCGTCCTTCCTGCTCTACACGGATCTGCGGCTGATCGACACACCGTGGGCCATCATCGTGCCGGGCTTCTTCAACGCCTTCTCCGTCTATCTCGCCAAGGTGTACGCGGAGGGCGCCATCCCGCCCGAACTGCTGGAGGCGGCCCGGATCGACGGCGCGGGCGAGTACCGCATCTTCTTCCAGATCGGCGCCAGGCTGATGTCGACGGGCGCCGCCACCATCTTCGTCCTCGGCTTCGTCGGGGCGTGGAACAACTTCTTCGGCCCGCTCGTCTATCTGCGCAGCAGTGAGAAGTGGACCGTCATGCTCGGTCTCTACTCCTGGCTCAAGGTGAAGGTCGACAGCTCCGTCGACCTGACGGGCCTCGTGGTGGTCGGCTCCATCGTCTCGCTCATCCCCATGGTGATCCTGATGCTCTCGATGCAGCGCTACTGGCGCTCGGGGGTGACGATGGGCAGCCTCAAGTAGCCGGCTCCGGGACCGGCACTCGCACCGGCCCCGGCACACCGGACGGGAGGGGCGGTCACTCCCGTCCGGCCGCGTAGCGGATCCCGCCGCGCAGATGGGCCAGGAAGACCGGGTCCGCGAAGGACTCCGCGGTGTGTCCGAGCGCGGTGTAGAACACCGGGCCGCCCATCCGCTCGTGACACCACACGAGCGGATGGTCCGCCCCCATGCCGCCGCCCGTGTACGACGACTCGTGAGCGCGGGCCAGCACACGTACGCCCGCGGGCACGGCGCGGAAGTCGTACCACTCGTCCGTGAAGTCCCACCGGGCGTCCAGATGGCGGGTGGCGGGATGGGCGTGGTCGGTGACCGCGACCGTGCCCGGCTGGAGGTCGGGGTGGCGGGCGAACCGGGCGCCGAGCAGCTCCCCGTAGTACGGCCAGTCGTACTCCGTACAGGCCGCCGCGTGGATCCCGACGAACCCGCCGCCGCCCGCCAGGTGCCGGCGCAGCGCGTCGCGCGCGGCGGGGGTGAGGACCTCCCCGCTGGTGGAGAGGAAGACGACGACCGCGCAGCGCGGGATCTCGCGCTCCAAGGCGGCCGGGTCCTCGGTGGCGACGCTCTCGAAGCCGTCCTCGGCCACGAGCCGGCCGACGGCCTCGACACCGGCCGGGATCGAGTCGTGGCGGTAGGCGGTGGTGCGGCTGTACAGCACCACACGCGGTGGATGGTGGGGCATGGCTCTCCCGTGGTGGACCCTGGCTGGACGGGCGGGCTCGGCATCCGTGCCGGAGAGGACAGGTGATGAGGAGCATAGACATCGTTCCCTACGGAAGATGTCGTTGCCAACCCCGTTCCGGAGGCAAGCAGCCCCTGGGCTGCCTCCATCGGACGCCACCGTCGCAGAGACCGGTTGCCCTACCTCCTCGCCGACGCCCCCATCGGCCTTCCGTCGGCACCCGGCCGGGAACTCCGGCGGGGGTGCCCGCTTCCCGGCGCGGTACCTGTTAGGTACCGTACGGGTATGCCATCACTCAACATCACCTTCACCGAGGACGAGCTGGAGGCGGTGCGCGCCGCGGCGTCCGCCGAGGGCAAGTCGCTCAAGCAGTACGTGCACGACCTCCCGCTGCGCGAGCAGCAGCGCCTCCAGTTCGTGCGGTACGCGGTCACCTGGGGCGAGCAGCACCGGAGCGAGTTCGACGAGGCGTTCGCCAACGAGGTGCCCCCCGCGGCGCGCGGCGGGCGGCAGGTGGAAGCCGCCTGATGCCCGTGGTGTACATCGACGTGGCCTGGCTGCTGGACGTACAGGAACAGGCCGTCCCGGAGGACGTCTCCGTGGCCGACTACTCGGCGCTCGTGGCCGCGGTCGCCCGCCACCGCACCCGTATCCCGCGCCCGGCGACCAGCGAGCCCGACGGCGCCTGGCGCGCCGCCGCCCTCATCCACACCCTGGTGCGGCTGGAGCCGCTGCCGTACCGCAACAGCCTGTTCGCCTGCCAGGTCGCCGCCGCGTACATGCACGCCTCCGGCGAGGGGATCGACCCGCCGTACGGGGCGCTCGTGGAGCTGGTCCGCGCCATCCAGGCCGGCAAGGCGAACGTCTACCAGGCGGCGGACCAGATCCGCGCCTGGCGCATCTGATCCGCCGCCCCGTCCCCGGCCCGGCCGGGTCCGGTCCGGTCCGGTCTACTTGGCCTTGTCGACGAACTCCGTGGTGAACGTCTTGCTCAGATCCACCTTGGCACCCTTGAGGTTCGGGTTGAACGCCCGCAGGACGCGCTCGACGGTCTCCGGTCCGTCGGCCGGCATCACACCGTCCGTGGTGAACATCGGCAGGGTGCTCTCGATGGCCTTCGCGTACAGCCCGTCGCCGCCCTGCGCGTAGTCGGTGGGCATCTTCGCCGCGATCTCCTCCGGGGAGTGCGTCGACATCCACTTCAGAGTCTTCACGAAGGCGTTGGCCAGCTTCTGGACCGTCTCCTTGTTCTTGTTCACCCAGTCGGTGTTCATGTAGAGACTGGAGGACGGGTACGGTCCGCCCAGCGCGGCCTTCGAGCCCTCGGGCGTCCGCATGTCGATGAGGACCTTGCCGAGCTTCTTGTCCAGGATCTGCGCGACCGTCGGGTCGGTGGTCATCCCGCCCTGGATCGAGTTCTGCTGGAGAGCCGAGATGAAGGTCTGGCCCGCGCCGACCGCGACCGTGCTGAACTCGTCCGTCCGCACCCCGTTCTTGACGGCGAGATACTTGGTGAGGAAGTCCGTGGAGGAACCGAGGCCCGTCACACCGAGCTTCTTGCCCTTGAAGTCCTTGGCCGAAGTGATCTCGGCGGCGGCCTTGTTGGAGACGACCTCCACCTCGCCGGAGGCGTGCGAGAACTGCACCACCGACTGCACGTGCTTGCCCTTCACCTGAAGGTCCAGCGTGTGGTCGTAGAAGCCGACGACACCGTGCACATCGCCGGAGACCAGCGAGGTCGTGGCCTGCACCCCGGCCGGCTCGGTCAGCAGCTGGACATCGAGGCCCTCGTCGGTGAAGTAGCCGAGCTTCTGCGTGAGCATCGCCGGCAGATAGATGACCTTGTCCAGGCCGCCCACCATGATCTTGACCTTGCCGCCGGAGCCCACCGCGGAGGAGTCGCCGCCGCAGGCGGTCAGGGTGGCGAGGGCGAGCACGGCGGAGACCGCGGCTGCCGGAAGTCTGAGATGAGTACGCATGTCACGTCCTTGTGATCGGGGCCCGGCGGGGTGTCCGCGGGCCCGGGGAGAGCGGCCGGGGGAGAGCGGCCGGGCGGTGGTGAGCGGTCAGCGGTCGGCGCCGGCTTCGGCGGGCTTCCAGCGGAAGAGGCGTTTCTCCAGGAAGGTCAGCAGCGCCTCGGCGAGCAGCGCGACAACCGCGAGGATCACCATCGCCGCGTACACCCCGGCCGCGTTGAACGTGCCCTGCGAGGCCGAGACCAGCAGCCCGATGCCCTTCGTCGCACCGATGTACTCACCGACGATCGCGCCGATCAGCGCGAAGCCGAAGCTGACATGGAGACTGGTGAAGATCCACGAGGTGGCGGACGGGATCACGACCTGAAGGGTGACCTGCCGGTTGGTCGCGCCCAGGATCCTGGCGTTGGCGACGAGATTGCGGTCCACCTCCCTGGCCCCCTGGAAGGCGTTGAAGAAGACCGGGAAGAAGACCAGCACGACCGCCGAGGCGACCTTCGAGGCCGGTCCCAGACCGAACCAGATCAGGAAGATCGGCGCCAGCACGATCCGCGGCAGCGCGTTGAGCACCTTGATGTACGGGCCGAGCACATCGGCCAGGAAGCGGACCCGGCCGAGCGCGATGCCCAGCACCACTCCGGCGGTCACCCCGATGACCCAGCCGAGGAGCGCCTCGTACAGCGTGTACCAGATCTGCTCCCACAGGGAGCCCTGCGGGGTGCCGTGCACCGCCCACTGGACGATCTGGTCCCAGATCTTCGACGGCATCGAGAAGTTGAACGGATCGATGACGGCCGATCTGGCCATCCACTCCCAGATCCCGATGATCGCGAAGAGCAGCAGGATCCGGGTCCCGTAGACCACGAACTGGCGGTTGCGGGCCGCCCGGGCCCTGGCCCGCGTCCGCTCGCCGCCGGCCTCCCCGCCCGGATCCGTCACGTCGCCCGCGCTCTTCCCCGTGGTCTTTCCGGTGGTGTTCCCGGGCGTCTTCCCGGCCGGCGCGGCAGGGTTGGTGACGATCTCAGGCGGCATCGGCGGCACCCCTCTCGCGTGTGATCCGGACCTCTTCGCCGAGCGAGGACCAGATCTCCCGGTAGATCTCGATGAAGCGCGGTTCGAGCCGTACGGACTCGACCTTGCGGGGGCGCGGCAGGTCGATCCGGAAGACCTCCTTGACCGTCGCCGGTCCGGCCGTCATCACGACCACCTTGTCGGCGAGGGCGATCGACTCCTCCAGGTCGTGGGTGACGAAGATGACCGAGGCACCGGTCCCCGCCCACAGGTCCAGCAGCTCGTCCGACATCAGCGCCCGGGTCTGCACGTCGAGCGCCGAGAACGGCTCGTCCATCAGCAGCAGTTCGGGGTCGTTGACGAAGGTCGCCGCCAGGGCCACGCGCTTGCGCTGGCCGCCCGACAGCTGGTGCGGATAGCGGTCCTCGAAGGACGACAGACCGACCCGGGCCAGCCACTCGCGGGCCCGCTCCCGTGCCTCGGCCTTCTCCACCCCGCGGAACCTCGGGCCCGCCATCACATTCGACAGCACGGTGCGCCAGGGGAAGACCGCGTCCTGCTGGAAGACGAACCCGGTCTTGTCGCCGATGCCGGTGACCGGCTCGCCGCCGACCAGCACCTCGCCCTCGGTGGGCTCCTCCAGACCGCTGACCAGGGTGAGAGTGGTGGACTTGCCGCACCCGGTGGGACCCACCACCGCGACGAACTCACCGCGTTCGACCGTCAGGTCCAGATCCCTGACGGCGGTATGGAGGTTCCCCGACGGGGTCCGGAATACCTTGCTCGTTCCCCGCAGCTCGATGGCGGGGCTCGTGTGGCTGCTCATGGACCGGGAGGCTAGGAGTGACCGGGACCACAGCGGCAGCCTTGTGGGCGCAACCCGTCGTTCTGCGCGCAAACCCCGTTCTGCTCGTTCTGCTCACGCCGGAACGACAAAAGAGCCGCACGGGGCTGGGCACCGGGGCCCCGGCGGCTTACGTTGCGTTCACCACGACATCGGACGGAAACACGGACGCCACCAGGGGCGGAGGGAGGAGAGCGGATGCGGATGCGGAGTCCCCGGCGTGTCTCCGCCGAGGTCCTGGCGGCGCAACTGGCCATCACCACCGGGGTGATGGTCCTCGCCACCTGTCTCTTCCTCGCCCCGCTCGGCTCCGAGCTGGACGACGCGGCCACCCACCGTGCCCTTTCCATCGCCCAGACCACCGCGGCCGACCCGGACATCGCCCGGGAGGTCCTCACCACCGTGCCGAGCAGCGCGGGACCGGTGCAGCGGGAGGCCGAGCGGATCCGCCGCGCCACCGACGCGCTGTACGTGGTGGTGATGGACACGCGGGGAGTGCGCTGGTCGCACACCACCACCGCCGAGATCGGCCGGCATGTCTCCACCGACCCGAGCGCCGCGCTCGCCGGCCGGGAGATCCGGGGGATCGACGACGGCACCCTGGGCCGCTCGGCCCGCGCCAAGGTGCCGCTCTACGACGACCGGGGCCGGCTCGTCGGCGCGGTCTCCGTCGGCATCGCCTACGACAGTGTGCGCGGCCGGCTCCTGGACGCCGTTCCCGCGCTGCTGCTCTGCGCCGGCGCCGCCCTCGCCGTGGGCGCGCTGGCCGCCGTCGCCGTCGCGCGCCGGCTGCGCCGCCGTACCCACGGGGTCGGCTTCGCCGACATCTCCGCGCTGCTCGACGAGCGCGAGGCCATGCTGCACGCCGTACGGGAGGGGGTCGTCGCCTTCGACCGCCTCGGCCGGATCCGGCTCGCCAACGACGAGGCCCTGCGGCTCCTCGGCCTCGACGCCGGTGCCACCGGCCGGCCGCTGGACGAGGTGCTCGCCCCGGGACGGACCACGGACGTGCTCGCGGGCCGTGTCGCGGGCACCGACCTGCTCACCGTCAGCGGCGGCCGGGTGCTGGTCGCCAACAGGATGCCGACCCGCGACGGCGGCGCCGTGGTGACCCTGCGCGACCGTACCGAACTGGAGCAGCTCGGCCGCGAACTCGACAGCAGCCAGGGCCTGCTGGACGCGCTGCGCGCCCAGGACCACGAACACGCCAACCGGCTGCACACCGTCCTCGGACTGCTCGAACTCGGCCGCCACGACATGGCCGCGGAGTACGTCGCGGAGATCGCCAGCGCCCACCGCGCCTCCGCCGAGCAGATCGCCGAGCGGGTGCGCGACCCGCTGCTCTCCGCGCTGCTCGTCGGCAAGACGGCCATCGCCGCCGAGCGCGGCGTCGAACTGCGGCTCTCCGACGCGACACTGCTGCACCACCGGGTGGTGGACGCGCGCGACCTGGTGACCGTACTCGGCAATCTCGTCGACAACGCGCTGGAGGCCGTCGCGGAGCGCCGCCGCGGCGATCCGTCGGCCGAGTCCCGCGTCGAGGTCGAGCTGCGGGCCGAACACACCACCGCCGTGGTGCGCGTCTGCGACACCGGGCCCGGGGTACCGCCCGAGGAGCGGGAGCGGATCTTCGTCGAGGGCTGGTCCACCAAACGGCCCCCGCCCGCCCCGGGGACCGGCGTCCTCCCGCGCGGCCGCGGTCTCGGCCTCGCCCTGGTGCGCCGGCTCGCCGAGCGGTACGGCGGCATGGCGCGGGTGACCGCCCGCGCGGGCGGGGGCGCGGTCTTCACCGTCGTCCTGCCCGAGGCGCTCGCCCCGTCCGGCACCGCGGGGGACGGACTCCCGGTGCGCCCGTTCACCGCCGCGGGGGAGCCACGATGATCGATGTCCTCGTCGTGGACGACGACTTCCGCGTCGCCGAGATCAACGCCGCGTACGTGGAGCGGACGCCCGGATTCCGGGTGGCCGCCCGCGCCCACACCGCGGCCCAGGCGCTGGCCACCCTGGAGCGATGCTCCATCGATCTCGTGCTGCTCGACCACTATCTGCCGGACGAGACGGGCCTCACGCTGATCCGCCGGATGCGGCAGCTCGGCCACCACGCCGACGTCATCATGGTCACCGCGGCGCGCGATGTCAGCACGGTCCAGGCCGCGATGCGCTACGGCGCGCTCCAGTACCTGGTGAAACCGTTCAGCTTCGCCGGGCTCGGCGCGAAGCTCGACGGCTACGCGGCGCTGCGCCGTACCCTCGACGGCGTCGGCGGCCGGGGCGAGGCGGGCCAGGACCAGGTGGACCGTATCTTCAGCGCCTTCAGGACGGCCGACGCGCCCCGCTCCGAACTCCCCAAGGGGCACTCCGCCGCCACCGTCGACCTGATGCGGCGGGTCCTGACGGGGGCCGAGCGGCCGCTCTCCGCGCACGAGGTCGCCGAACGCACCGGCGTCAGCCGCTCCACCGCGCAGCGCTACCTCAAATACCTGGAGCGCACCGGGCGGATCAGCCTCACCCTCAAGTACGGCGACACCGGGCGCCCCGAACATCAGTACACCTGGGCCACGGCTGTCTGACACCCCGGTACCACCGGTACCGGCGCGGGGTCCGGGGCGGGTCCGGGGCTGCCCGTTCATCGCAAAGGTCACCGAAAGGTGACTCTTCGACATTTACTATGTCCTGGCGATCACTTATGTGACTACCGAGTTGCGTCTGCACTAGGGCCTGTGTGGGGTTGTGATCTGGATCAGGGAGCGGGGCGTGGTGCGTGCGATCGCAAGGCGCCGGGAGGCCCTCGTAGCGGAGCTACTAGGGCATTTCGGCAACGCGGCGAGCGTGCGTGCCACGTCCCGCGAGCCCAGAGCACAACCCCACACAGGCCCTAGGGGCCAGTACTGCCTCCGGCCACCGAGCCCTCCGAAAGGACCTCCGCGCCGTGAACCATCTCTTCCTCCCCGAGGCCGACCCCGTCGGCGTATCGCTGCGCGGATTCGCGCGCGCCCATCCGGAGCTGGTCGCGCTCCACGAGGACCCGCTCTTCGTCACCGCGACCGACACCGACCCCGCCCGGCGGGTCGGTCTGCTGTCCGGCGGCGGATCGGGACACGAGCCGATGCACGCCGGATTCGTGGGCCGGGGCCTGCTGGACGCCGCGGTTCCCGGCCGGATCTTCGCCTCGCCGCACAACCGGCAGGTGTACGAGGCCAGCCGCGCGGTCGCCCGGGCCGAGGGCGTCCTGCACATCGTCAAGAACTACACCGGCGACCGGATCAACTTCGGGATCGCGGCCGAGCGGCTGCGGGCCGACGGCATCGCGGTGCGCCGGGTCCTCGTGGACGACGACCTGGCGACCGAGAGCGATCTCACGGCGACCGGCCGCCGGGGCACGGGAGCCACCGTCATCGTCGAGAAACTGCTCGGCGGCGCCGCCGACACCGGCCTGGGCATCGCCGAACTCGCCACGCTCGGAGAGGAGTTCGCCCGCTCCTCGCGCAGCGTCGCCGTCGCGGGCCGGGCCCAGACCTCGCCCTCCCTCGGCGGTGAGGTATTCGCCCTCGGGGACCGGGAGATCGAGTACGGCGTCGGCATCCACGGCGAGCGGGCCGCCGCGACGATCACCAGGCCACCGTTCGGTCACCTGGTCGAACGGATGACCGCGCAGGTCCTCGACGGGCTGCCCGGCACCGGCGACGGGGTCATCCTCCTCGTCAACGGTCTCGGCGCGACCACCCTGCTGGAGCTGTACGCCGTCCACGAGCAGGTCAGCGAGGTACTGGCACGGCGCGGGGTGCCGGTCGCCGGACAGCTCGTCGGCACCCACGTCCCCGCGCTGGACATGAGCGGCTTCTCGCTGACCATGACGGCGGTACGGACCGGCTGGCTCGCCTGGTGGCGGGCGCCGGCCCGCACCCCGGCCTTCCCCCACCCGCACTCCCAGGAGCTGAACGGATGACCATCGACCAGTCACAGGTACTGCGCACCTACGCCGAAGCCGCCCGCGTCGCCCACGAGGCACTGACCGCGCTCGACCAGATCTCCGGCGACGGGGACTTCGGGGACAACCTCTGCGAGGGCCTCGACCGGACCGTCGCCGCACTGGACGCGAGCCCCGAGGAACCGGCCGTGGCCGTGGCCGGCTCCGTCTTCCTCGACCAGGTCGGCGGTACGAGCGGCCCCCTGATCGGCCTGCTCCTCAGCGCCATCGGCCGCGCCCTCGCCGAGGCCCCGGACCCGCGGGCCGGCTGGGCGACGGGGGTGCGCGAGGGACTGGCGGCGATCCAGCGGGTGGGCGAGGCCGAACCGGGCGACCGGACGATGGTCGACGCCCTGGCACCCGCCCGCGACGCCCTCGCGGAGGGCGAGAAGTTCGCGGACGTCGCCCGCGCCGCGTTCGCGGGCGCGGCGGCGACGGCCGGCATCCGGGCCCGCCGCGGCCGGGCGTCGTACGTCGGTGACCGGGTCCTCGGCGCGCCCGACCCCGGGGCCACCGGGGTCGCCCTGCTCTTCTGGTCCCTCGCCCGGGTGGCCGAACCGGAGGCCGTCCTCGGCGAGGTAGGGGAGCTGGTGCCCGTCCCCGGCAGCGGCGCCTGACGGCGTGTCCTCCCGTACGGCGGCGCCTTCGGCCCGGCACCACCCCGGCCGGGGTGCCGTCAGCGGTTCACCGGAGCGCCCGGAGCGGTGACGGCGGGCTCCTCGGTGACGGCCTCGGCGGGGATGCCGCGCCAGAGCGTGCCCGGCACCAGCCGCTCGCCCTTCATCAGGAGCGACAGCGCGTCCAGCCGGACCCCCGCGCCCACCACCGCGTCGTACAGCACGACCGCGCGCGTACCGACACTCGCGCCGTCCTCGACCCTGACCACCGACATCTTCATCACTCGGTCCTCGAACAGATGGGTCTGCAACGACACGCGCAGCCCGATCGCGACGTCGTCACCGAGGTCCACGAGATCGAACTCGGTGAGGAAGGTCGTGCCGATCCAGGTCCGCCGGCCGATCCGCGCACCGAACCGGCGCAGCACCGGCGGCAGGAACGGCGTACCGATCAGGAGCCCCACCCCGGCCGGCACCGCCGCCGCCTCGTAGAGACCGGTGACGAACTCCGTACGCCGTACGAACAGGCTCCACAGCGGTTCGACCCGGGGCCGGTAGACCCCGACGACCAGCCACTTCGCCAGTGCGCAGCAGCCGATCACCGCCAGCGCCGAGGCCGCCGCGAGGACCGGGGCCACCAGCACGGGCACGACTGCCGAGGGAGCGCGCGCC encodes the following:
- a CDS encoding sensor histidine kinase, yielding MRMRSPRRVSAEVLAAQLAITTGVMVLATCLFLAPLGSELDDAATHRALSIAQTTAADPDIAREVLTTVPSSAGPVQREAERIRRATDALYVVVMDTRGVRWSHTTTAEIGRHVSTDPSAALAGREIRGIDDGTLGRSARAKVPLYDDRGRLVGAVSVGIAYDSVRGRLLDAVPALLLCAGAALAVGALAAVAVARRLRRRTHGVGFADISALLDEREAMLHAVREGVVAFDRLGRIRLANDEALRLLGLDAGATGRPLDEVLAPGRTTDVLAGRVAGTDLLTVSGGRVLVANRMPTRDGGAVVTLRDRTELEQLGRELDSSQGLLDALRAQDHEHANRLHTVLGLLELGRHDMAAEYVAEIASAHRASAEQIAERVRDPLLSALLVGKTAIAAERGVELRLSDATLLHHRVVDARDLVTVLGNLVDNALEAVAERRRGDPSAESRVEVELRAEHTTAVVRVCDTGPGVPPEERERIFVEGWSTKRPPPAPGTGVLPRGRGLGLALVRRLAERYGGMARVTARAGGGAVFTVVLPEALAPSGTAGDGLPVRPFTAAGEPR
- a CDS encoding response regulator produces the protein MIDVLVVDDDFRVAEINAAYVERTPGFRVAARAHTAAQALATLERCSIDLVLLDHYLPDETGLTLIRRMRQLGHHADVIMVTAARDVSTVQAAMRYGALQYLVKPFSFAGLGAKLDGYAALRRTLDGVGGRGEAGQDQVDRIFSAFRTADAPRSELPKGHSAATVDLMRRVLTGAERPLSAHEVAERTGVSRSTAQRYLKYLERTGRISLTLKYGDTGRPEHQYTWATAV
- a CDS encoding dihydroxyacetone kinase subunit DhaK, with the translated sequence MNHLFLPEADPVGVSLRGFARAHPELVALHEDPLFVTATDTDPARRVGLLSGGGSGHEPMHAGFVGRGLLDAAVPGRIFASPHNRQVYEASRAVARAEGVLHIVKNYTGDRINFGIAAERLRADGIAVRRVLVDDDLATESDLTATGRRGTGATVIVEKLLGGAADTGLGIAELATLGEEFARSSRSVAVAGRAQTSPSLGGEVFALGDREIEYGVGIHGERAAATITRPPFGHLVERMTAQVLDGLPGTGDGVILLVNGLGATTLLELYAVHEQVSEVLARRGVPVAGQLVGTHVPALDMSGFSLTMTAVRTGWLAWWRAPARTPAFPHPHSQELNG
- a CDS encoding DAK2 domain-containing protein, with the translated sequence MTIDQSQVLRTYAEAARVAHEALTALDQISGDGDFGDNLCEGLDRTVAALDASPEEPAVAVAGSVFLDQVGGTSGPLIGLLLSAIGRALAEAPDPRAGWATGVREGLAAIQRVGEAEPGDRTMVDALAPARDALAEGEKFADVARAAFAGAAATAGIRARRGRASYVGDRVLGAPDPGATGVALLFWSLARVAEPEAVLGEVGELVPVPGSGA